CTTTTTCGGCATTTTCGCTTTTATCGGCTTGCTTAAAATAGCGCTTGATCTTGTTGCGGGCACGGGAGGTATAAACAATCTTGATCCAGTCACGACTCGGAGCGCTACCACTGGCCGTCAGCATCTCGACAATATCGCCGTTTTTGAGCACATAATTCAGCGGTACGATTTTGCCGTTGACCTTTGCACCGACCGTATGATTACCGACTTCAGTGTGAATGAGATAGCCAAAATCAAGTGGATTACTACCTTTAGGGAGCTCGTAGACATCACCCTTGGGCGTAAATACATAAACCCGATCTGTGAAAATATCGCCTTTAACACTTTCCATGAAGTCGGCCGCATCGCTACTTTCATCCTGCAATTCGAGGATTTCGCGGAAAATATCCAGTTTCTTACCAGCCTTGTCATACTGAACTTTACTGGTCTGGCCTTCTTTGTAGGCCCAGTGTGCCGCAACACCATATTCAGCCACGTGATGCATTTCTTCAGTTCGAATCTGCACTTCTAGTGGTTTGCCCATGGGCCCGATGACCGTTGTATGAATACTTTGATAAAGATTGGCTTTTGGCATCGCGATGTAATCTTTAAATCGCCCTGGCATTGGCTTCCACTTGGTGTGGATGGCACCCAAAACCGCGTAACAGTCTTTAATCGTTTCGGTGATCACCCGAATGGCAAGTAAGTCATAAAGTTCGTCAAACTGCTTGTGTTTGTCGCGCATTTTTTTGTAAATCGAATAAATGTTCTTGGGACGACCATAGATTTCGTATTTGATATGCAAGTCAGCCAATGCTTTTTTGATTTCTTCAATGGCCTCTTGGATATAAGCTTCACGTTCGGTTCGCTTGCTGTTCATCAAGTGGGCAATCCGGTAGTACTGTTGCGGGTTTAGATAGCGCAGCGACAGATCTTCAAGTTCCCACTTGATGGTGCTGATCCCCAAACGATCAGCTAAGGGCGCATAAATCTCCAATGTTTCATTGGCGATCCGCCGCTGCTTGTCTGGGCGTAAGTGCTGGAGCGTCCGCATATTGTGCAGACGGTCAGCCAATTTGACCATGATGACCCGTAAGTCCTTGGCCATTGCCAACAACATCTTCCGGTGGTTCTCGGCGAGTTCATCTTTATGCGCAACATACGTGACTTTGCTCAGTTTGGTGACGCCATCAACAATAACCGCAACATCGTGCCCAAATACTTCTTCAATATCACCTAACGTAATGTTGGTGTCTTCGACGACATCATGTAAATACCCGGAAGCCACAGTCTCCGGATCCATTTTTAATTCGGCAAGAATCCCGGCTACCTGAATGGGATGGATAATGTAAGGCTCACCGGACTTGCGAACCTGGTCTTTATGGACGTACGCAGCAAATTTATAGGCCTTTTCAACGAATGCCAAATGTTCAGGATTCATATAAGCTTTGCATAACTTCATGACATCCGGTTGGGTAAGTTCAACTTCTTCGGCCATTCCAATTCCTCCTAAGCGCTCACCAGCGCGGTTAGAAGTCGGAATGTAAGCGGCCTTGGACGCGATGGCCGGTTTTTGGCCATTGCGTTCAAGGTCCTTACATGCAGACTTCTGCGCCGGTGAGCGCGTTAATAGGCGCACCGACATTATGAGAAGGGCGATAAACGGTCTGTTCCGACTTGGCCGGGACAACACGCTTATCGCCGCTTCGTTACGCTTGATTAATCGCGTCAGTTCGCGCATGATCGCTGCACGTTGTTGATGAAACATTTGGCGCACAGCTGGTTTCATCTGTTCTTAGACTACCCTTAAATTATAACGATTCTTGGGCAAAATGCTAGTCCTTTGCCATTGCCAGACAGCTCAAAACGATGTAGATCGGCGGGAAAAAATACCCATACCATTTGTACCGCCATAAAACCATCAACGTAAACAAGACAGGTAAAACCAGAAGCCACCACCAGCCTAAATGATGGCGATGAATCATTTTGCCAATCCACCAGGCACTCAACATATTGATCAAAATGAACAGCACACCGACACGAATGGCAGTGCTGAGATGCAGTAACGGGAAGACCCAAGGGAGGAGCAAGGTCACGAAGACACTCCAACAAATAATGGTATTGCGTGGAACTTTGACCCAATTCATGACACGACTCATCAGCGATAGTCTCCTTTATCAATGATTCAATTTTTAATTAAGAAAGCTCGGTGAGAACTGAGACAGCACTCAGCAAGTACAGCGGCGCCGTTTCTGCCCGTAAAATTCGTGGGCCAAGACCGGCTGGTGTGAAGCCATTTGCTTTTAACCCAGCTAATTCAGCCGGTGAAATACCGCCTTCCGGACCAAAAACAACGCATAATGATGCCGGCTTTTCTGCCAACGCTGCGACCAGTGCCGCATGTTCGCCTTGCTTGGCACTTTCTTCGTAAGCAACCAGCTTGACTGCCGCGCTATTGCCTACATCACTATGCTTAGCATACATCGCCACTTCAGGAACCAGATTGCGATGACTTTGTTCTGCGGCATTCTGAGCGATGGTCGCCAGCCGGCTCAATTTTTGGGCAACCCGTTCGGCCGGCCAGCGGGCAGTGCCCCACTGTGCATTAAAAAAGCCGATCTTGGCAGCGCCTAATTCGGTTGCTTTTTGGACAATCCACTCGGCTTTATCGCCTTTGCTGACACCGCAGACAATTTCAACTGCAATCGGCAGTTCAACGGGTTGCGTGACATCCTCGCCAATCAAAACCGTCAGCAGATCTGTGCTTTGAATCGTGGCGTGATAAACATGGTGTTCAGGATCGGCTAACTCAATCACATCGCCCACCTCATGCCGCAACACCTTAATGGCATGCTTGGCAATCGCTGGTTCCAATGTTAACGTCTGCTTTTCATGCAACTTATGTGCGGTGAAAAACCGTTGCATCAGTCGTCCTCCTCTTGAATCACGGCTTCGAGTGCCACCCAGCCGCCTGTTTCACGCCGTTGGGCAATCGTAAACCCATTGGCCTGCAAAGTCTGCGTGATTAAGGCAGCTTTGTCGGCAATAATGCCAGCCAGAAGAAAATGACCCTTGGGCTTCAAGCGTTCCTGAACCTGCGGAATTAAAGGCACTAAAACCTCAGCTAAAATGTTGGCAACAATCAAATCAGCAGACATCGTGATCCCTTGTAGCAAATCATTTGCCTTTACCGTGATGTGGCTGACAGGATTGAGCTCAATGTTAGACTGGGCATTTTTGACGGCAACATCATCGACATCGGTTGCTAAAATACGGCTGACACCCAAGCGTTCGGCAGCAATCGCCAAAATTCCGGAGCCCGTTCCGACATCAATCATCGTCTCACCGCCGCGCACCACTGATTCCAGTAATCCTAACATCAACTGGGTGGTCGGGTGCGTACCGGTGCCAAACGCCATGCCCGGATCCTGCGTCAGCACGATTTCGCCATTTTGTTCCGGGGTGTAATGTTCCCATTTAGGCACAATGGTCAAAAAACGTGAAACTCGAAGCGGATGATAATACTGTTTCCACACATTGGCCCAATCCGCCTGCCGCACATCGGTCAACGTGACCGTTGCCGCTCCGGGATCTAATCCGAATTGCTTCAATGCTTTGACTTGCGCCGCAATGTGATCGCGCTGTTCATTGAGTGAAGTGGCTGGATCAAAATAGCCAATCACCTGGGCGCCTGAAGCCAAATGCGGAATAGTGGTCGGGTCAAACCAGGTTCCGTGAGCATCAATTGTCGCCTTTTTGAAGTCAGCAGCGTCCTTAATTTGAATCCCTTCGGCGCCGGCTTCCATCAAAATATTGCTAACCGCCTCTACCGTTTCAGTCGAGGTTGTTACCGTTAACGCTGTCCAATCGTTGTTCATCAAGGTCTCCTTTTAATGTCACTTAACATCCGATCGCGTTTGACACTCACTCATCAACTTATTAATACTTCGGATACGGCAAAAAGATCCGATTATTGGCGTCAGGTTGTTGCGCCAGAGTCTCTTCAAACGCCGCATCGTCGAAATTCAGTGAAAAAAGATCATTGTCAGACGTGCCATCGACAAAATCCATCAGATCGCTTTCACCGTCATCCAGCAAATCCTGCAAGTAAATGAACAATGCATCCACGGTTGCGACGTCAATGCCTTTCTTGCCATTAAAACCGAAAATGGCCAGATAGTCATCGACGTAATCTTCACCGTGCAGCCGGGTTTCGTCATAAAAAAGAATTGCATCTTGATAAGTGACCGGTCCGTCATCAATGGTCGCGCCGTTTTGGTCTTCAACCTCGATGCCTGCCTCACCCTGTGCCGTCATCGTGATTTCCAGTTCAATGACGTGGGCATCCTTATCCCAGTTCAAACTAAGATCGCCGTCAAAATCGAGCTGATCCATTTTCTCGCCGATTGCATCTAACATATTCAGTTGGCTCATGCTTGCCATCCTTTCATTTTCCGATCCTGGTCTCGCCGCGGCAAGCCCGACACAAACGGATTGCCGGACACATAAAATCGCAGTGGCGCACTTGTCCAAGGTTCCTTATTGGGGATGCCAATTCGGGGACCGACTGCGATATTCTGTGGCCGATACGCTGTTGGTGTTAGTTTTAATTGACCATCATTTAACACAGTCCCATCGAGCTGCCGATCAATCGCTAATGCCTGGCATAACTTTCCCGGCCCGTTTGTAAGTCCGACACCGGTCTGATGACGTCGTTGCGCCATGTCCGCCAGTCCAGCTATCGGTTCAAGCGCGCGAATCAAAATGCACTCAGGAATATCAGCTGTCTGGGTCACAATATTCAGCAAACAGTATTGCCGCATCTGATACACGTAAACCGTACCTGCTTCCAAAAACAGACTGTGATTGCGCTTAGTATGCCGATTGCCAAACGCATGTGCCGCTTGATCGCGAACACCGAGGTAAGCTTCGGTTTCGACGATTAAGCCGCTGCAGTTGGCTAAACTTAACTTCATCCCCAGCAACTGTTGGGCGGATTGAAGTGTTGGTTGTGTTGCTAACCAAGGAATTATCATGCTTAATATATTAGCCTAGCTTCAGCTGAATGCAAAGGGCTAAGTGGCTTTGCCTTCAAAACATCGCCAGGTATAATAGTAACCAACTGGAAAGGAAGCTGAACATGGCAGAAAACTTAGCATTGCGCGCGCTTATCAGTCAACAAGCCGATACACTGGTCTCCGAACTCTACACAGACGACAAGGTCAATGCCCGCCTCCAAAAATGGTTAGCCAAAGTACCGGATCCGGGTGTAGCTGACACCTATAGTTATTTACTATCAGAGTCGCGGGATTTTTCCGAAGAACTACTTTATCGAATCTTAAGCAAATTGGTCGAAGACGGCGCGCTTACATTGCCTGACCAAAAATAATGGCTAGCAAAAAGAGACAAACTAGCAGTCTTTATAGGCTGTTGTTTGCCTCTTTTTTGCGTGTGAACCGATATGGCTAGAAAGCAAGACGTGGTCGGACTCAGCTCAGGTCTCTGTACTATGCCCATGCCATGCTAGCGTCATGCTCTCAATGCCACCGAAAACTACTTAAGCTTATCCTTAATCGCCGCAGGAACCGAGTCCGCCGAAACGGTTTGTGGCCCAGCAGTGACCCGTTTTTGCGAAATCTTGGCTTTAACATACGTCCCTGGTGTTAATGGCTTGGGATCAGCCGATTCTGGAGATGAGAACCCGAGTTTTCGTTCTTGACCATCTTTTGTAATCCAGACGAAATCGTATTCATACGTGTAGTATTGTTTGCCATTCACTTTATAAGGTGAGCCATCATCATTCTTGGAAGCTTCCTTTTTGCCTTCAGTGACCACGGCATAAGCTTCAACCCCATTATAGGTACTGTTCCAATACTGATAACCAAAAAAGCCCAAAACGAGAACCGCAAGTAACGCAACCACACCTATAACTCTTTTCATGGATAATCGCTCCTTTTTGTTACGAACATTATGTCAATCCAATTGAAAAGTTGCAACTATCTTTACCGCCTTTAGGGTTTTCTTAAATCGTGACAAAAATGTCATGAACGTAAGGTGGACAAGGACTACAGAGGCATCTTCGTTAGTTTCATAGGTTCACATACCGTCATTTTAAGGGACGAACAAGGTCTTGATCGAACATTTTTGTAAGATCAAAACACCAAAATAATTACTCATAATTTAGCTTTAATACCTTTGCAAGTATCGTCCGGCAACAGGTAATCCCAAAATATCTGAGGATTGTTTGCGTGGCAACAAAAACAGCCTCGGAGACAAAGATCGTCCCGAGGCTGATATGCCTTCTTGTACAACTACTAAATGGTCTTAACGCGCATCTTTGGGTGAATGCTTCACTGGCGGATGACTGTTATTGTTTTTATGCGGGCTGCGTTTTAGTCGGCTGAAGACTGACTGAACCGCCTTGAAACGTTGCGGATCGCGGCGGGCATTTTTGACAAACTGGCTAAAATCATGATCGCCAATGCCGACTTCCTGTTCGTCATCTTTTTTATGCTTCAACCAAGGCATCATGACACCTCCGACTCCTCGCGCATTCGATGTGAGCGATTGGCCCCTCTCAAAATAAGCAGCATAGCAACGACCAACCCAATCAATGCGAAAACACTATAATTAGGAATCAAAATAAAGGCAATAAAGGCACATAACCCAATGATGTTGCCCACTGTAAGCAATCGTGAATGTTGACTCACAAAATACGACAGTAGATGAAAAATGATGCCGGGCACGGTCAACCACCACAGATGGTCCGCCCATGTCATCAGCGTTGCGCCAACGCTTGTAAAAGAGAATCCGTTGGGCAGAGTTGTCACGATCGCAACAATCAGCATCACAAGGGCAAACGCCCCGTAAATCAAATCATAAAGTGCCGGTACTTTTTTAATGGAAATTTTCAAGTGTCGATCATCCCTTGTTTTAGCAGTAACTGTATTATACAAGTTTGCAGAAACCATTGCACGATCGTGAGCCGTGAGCGTTGTTAAATTTTGCGTTAATTTGCAAAGTTGGCTACCTTAGTTTTGAGCATCCAAATCGCCGGTATTAAATTCCATATATCCTTCATAATAGTAGGAATAATCGATTCCTTTCATGTACAAGGCGCGATCGTTAATCTTGTCAGTTAATGCTGCTGACGATACATGCTTAATTTCCGTCGTTTTGATTGGGCATGTTGCATTGCCAGCAAATAATCGTCTTTGTCGACCTGTGACCAATCAATGACATAGCGGAGTTCCTGCTTTAATATGAGATCCAACCAAATTCGGGTGGACCGGCCGTTGCCCTCAAGAAATGGATGGGTGATATTCATCTCAACATACTTTTCGACGATTTCATCGAAAGTTGATTGGGGTAATGTATCGATGTAAGCTAACGAGGCCTTAAGGAACATTCGCGGCGCAAACTGAAAGTCATTCTTGGCGAGGTTTACAGTGCGAATTTTACCAGCAAAGTCGTAAATGTCTTCGAACAGGTAACGATGGATCGCGGCCAAACCTTTAAACGTGCCAACTTCGATTTGATTGATTTCACCTGAATCAAATAGTTTCTTCGCTTTTAACTTGGTTATTTTTTTTCTTGTCTTGCTAACTCAAGGCTATCAGTGATGCCCAACTTATTCTCTAGCATTGAGTTCCCTCCTCGTATATTTAAATTACAACCAAGTTCTTGGATAGCTCCGTACTTGGATGTTGCGTGATATTCTCTAGTTGTTCATTGGATTTGGGTCCAACTGGTATAGGCTTTTCCCTCCTGTTGCTAGCTATTGCTAGACTTCACCCCGAGACTGCCGCCCAGATGAATCGAACAAGCACAAACCACAAGCTGCGGGGGCTGGAGATCAGTTCGGTGACTCGCGTTTCACCGAGCAGCTACTGATCCTCAGACAGACTGCTCATACTGCGAGGAAGTACTGTAGGTTCATAATTAGGGAATATCGCGCAGCGCCCAAGCCTATCCATAAATCAGAACAGAAAGGAGGTCCAATTCGATGAACTTGAATGTTGGTATTGATGTTTCAAAAGCAAAGCTTGATTACTGTGGCTTGGATTCTGCCAAGAAGGTTATTTTCCAGGACAAGACCACGAATACCCCTGACGGGGCCGGCCAAATTGAGAAATTAATCCTGGAATGGGCTAAACGCCAAGATGATTCACTAAAGATCGTGATTGGCATGGAAGCCACCTCGGTGTACAACATCCACCCCACACTTTACTTTGAACAAAGCTCAGCGCTCAGTGCGTTGGATGCCACTGTCGTCACGTTGAACCCCAAGATGACTCATCGTTACAGCCAATTGTTCGATGACGACAAGACTGATACCATTGATGCCTTCCACATCGCAGACTTTCTGCGCATTGGCCGGTATCAAGTGCCAGTGACCCGCGACGAGAAACACATTGCCTTACAGCGGCTCACCCGCGAACGGTATCACGTCGTCAAACAAATTACAGATGGCAAAAACCACTTCCTCAACAATCTGTACTTCCGATTGAACACACTGGAAGCTGAGCTACCGACTTCTGTGTTCGGAAACACGATGATGACGGTGCTTAGCGGTGAAAAGTACACACTGGACGAAATCGCTCAGATGCCCTTACAGACGCTTACTCAAGATCTTAACCAATTGTCCCACGGTCGCTTTGGTGACCCAGAGGCGATCGCTAAGGCCTTACAAAAAGCCATCCGTAGCTCTTATCGCTTGAGCAAGACGGTTGCCGATTCTGTTGACCAGGTCATGGCGATTTACATCAACCAGATCCGGATGTTACAAAAGCAACTAAAAGCCCTAGACAAGAGCATCACCGACCTGTGTGCCGTCATTGATGGCTCACAGTCAACGCAAAGTATTCCAGGCGTTGGCCCAGTCTACTCGGCTGGACTACTGGCTGAAATTGGTCAGATTGAACGGTTTCCGAGTGAAGCTAGTTTGGCAAGCTATGCCGGACTGGTTTGGCGCAGAAGTCAATCCGGAAACGGTGAGCGGCAACTAACGCCGCGCACGCATAACGGCGATCAGTACTTACGCTATTACCTAATTGAAGCTGCCAACTCGGTAAGAGCGCATGATCCCACATTTGCCAGATTTTACGACAAGAAATACCGGGAGGTGCCAAAATATCAACACCGACGTGCTTGTGTCATGACTGCAAGAAAGCTGGTACGCGTGATCTATGCATTACTTAAAAACCACGAGTTGTATAAACCAGCCAAAGCGGTCTAGCGCGCCAAGCGTCAAGTTAGGGCTTTAGATTCACCTAGAGAAATTACTAAATCCCTGGGCTGGGGGAAGTATACCCTCTGAAAAATGAAACAAGTCTAGATAATTTGAATCACTCCCTTGACTTCAGACCACAAGTCTCCCGGCTCTGTCCAGCTACGAAAAAGTCTGTAAAATGTCTTCCGTGAATCCAAAATGCGCCAAACAAGACTGTGTTTAAAGAACCTAAGATTCGAATCACAGGCTGCTTTGTTAGAAAAATTAGGTTTTGATCGCATACGGTTTAACGGAAACAACAACGCAGTCCGGTTTCCTTATTCACCAGATAGTCCATAACATTTATGGATCTTTATTAATTACCTTTAGTATTTTAACCAACTATACAAGATTTTGCCGTTTTAGAACAGGACTAACCAGCGATTCTTCGAGAACCCGAGTGATAGAAGCAATGTTTATTTTTGCAAAGATGAGTGCCAGCGACCTTTAAGCAGATTGTTATCTGGTGTTACTTTGCGTGGACGGCTAGCTGGTTTGTAGTATGCTCGATCGTGCCCAAATTCAAATTGGTCTTGAAAGCAAACAAAAACCGCAACCTTTAAGGACTGCGGAATGCTGTTATATCAACGTTTATCTAAGGAGAGTACAGGATTTGAACCTGCGCGCCCGCTATAAACGGGTTCGACGGATTTCGAGTCCGTTGCATTACCACTCTGCCAACTCTCCAAAACACAAGAACTAGTATAACAAAATGCCTGCGCTTTGGGAAGCAATTCTCTTGAAATATCACTACAATTTGTTGATAATGGGTTTTACTGTCAAAGTGAGCATTCAGTCAAAAGGTCTCTGGAACGTAACAACCAAAAACACGGTAATAATTAACAGGAGCTCGGTTTCCGAAATTAACCTGATTAATTTGAACAATTTGGCCTAAGAAGACCTCGTGAAAAGAAAGTCTACGAAATTGCTATGCTGGCGAGAACGATAAAGACGTCATTAATTCATTACAGCTTGCATGACCCCACAGTATTGCATGATTTTATTTTAATGGTTCCATAAACACTACAAAAATATTGCTAGGTCATGGCAAAACAACAAGCTGACTAGCGGTCCAATATCTCATAAATTAAGGAGCTAAATTATTAACGCCAAAATGGCTCCAATAATGAGAATGATGACGTACTTGAAAAGCATAAATAGGCGCATCTCCGGATCCTTTAAAAAAAGAGTATCAATAACAAGACTTGCAAATAAGGTTATGAACAGAAGTAGCCTGACATTCGTTTTCTTTCTAACGGCGGCATACGCGAATAACAGAGTAGAAAGACAGAACAAAAAGAGCAAGATCATAAGAATCATATTGTAATTCCCAGTAGAACTGTTTATCCATTTATTTAGATTTTCGAAACTGGTCTGTATAAAAGTAAACATTCGATTATCCCCCAAAACTTTCAATGTATTTACACCGCATATCAGCTAGATTGCTAAAAAGTCTAACAACGATGGCCACAGTGTAATCTAGAACGATTCATGATTTGACAAGCTCTTTGATTTTGTCCTTAAGTAAGCGTGATTCTGTAATGATTTAAGCTATTCTCAAATTATTTAGTATATTAGTAAAGGTGACACCTCAATTCAGCAATAATGATCAGGGTGATAAAATACGTCACTGATATTTTATGCTTATTTAGCAATAAATGGAAGCGCTAATTTCGTTCCCAATATATAATATAATTAATTTATAGCATATAAAATGATCTATTTTTAAATCAAGTATTTTATATCAGCTGCTGGAAGCTCCAATGTTCCTTACTCAGGGAAAACTTCTTCCTTGATGTCCTATTTTCTCTTCAAGTGTAGTGGCAGTGTCCATATACTCATTCTTTTTGTTGCTCTTCACTCTTCATCAGTCAGCCATTCTTCTGCTCAGTATTGCCTGCTGGTTTGGGGGACAGATAAAGTTTGCCTGTTTGCATCAACTATCAAAAGACACCGGTGAGAAAATAACTCACCGGTGTCTTTTTAGTATTTTATTCTGATTTGGATTTCGACAACGCGACCATTGAGATCCAGATGCCCGCTTTAATCCAGACGATTCAAAAAATCTGTCAAAAAAGCTAAACGCCTTTGCGCCTGCCCAAAAATATCCGGCTGATATTGCGTGAGCACCTCTTCACCAAAAGCCCTGTGCGCGATGTACTGGTCATAGCGCAGTTCAATTTGAATCGCCGTTATCCCCTGTTGGTGCCCATAATAGCGCGTGATGTCGCCACCACGAAACGGAAAATTATTTTCGACAGTCCAGCCCTGCTCGATTAACCGATTTGTTAGTGCTTGCCGAAATGTTTTGCTGGAAGTCCGGTCGTGATCGTTGCCTAAGACAATGGTTTTTGGCTTAACGCCCGGATAATACGGATATTGAGCAAAGCTGTGCAGGTCAATTAAATAAGCATGGCCAAATTTTGCTTTCTTTTGATTCAGCAACCTGCTTAGCCGATGGCGGTAAGGCCAGTAAAATATGCGGACGCGTTGCTGCATCTGCGCAGTCGTTAACGGTTTTGCGTATAGCGGATGGTCAAATGTGTTGCGCTAATAGATGGTGGCTGAGCGATAATCATGGTGCGGTTCGTAAGTCACAGCGCGGTTGGGATCGGCAACGTAGCGATTGATGTGATTGATCAATGTCGTAAACCCAGCGGCCGGTAAAAAGCGATAGAGTTCAGGCAAGAACCAATCCGTGTTGGCTAACACAGCTGTCGGCAGCAGCGCCTGTTTCATGGACTCAGGAAGCCAAGTGCCGCTGTGCGGTAAACTAATGACGACCGGTGAATCATAATCCTGATTCAGCACCGAGTAAGTCGCGTTTTGGTCATTCAAATATGAACCCCCCCTTATTGCAAACGACGCACCGTAAAAAATCAGCACCGAACGATTTTCGCCCGGTGCTGACTACCTTTTTACTTAATTAAGCGCAACATTACGACTCGCGGTGGCCTTCTTCAGGTAAAAGAATGGTTTGACTCTCACCATCATCATAAGCCATCACGGTGTCCGGGAAGCTGGGATCGTATGGGAATGGCAGATCCACGGCCATTTCCGTATCGGCCCCTTCTTCACTAAAATGAACCGTCAGCTTGCCTTGATTATTCTGCAGATCAAAGCGCAGTAAGTTGTTCAGTGGCACCACGCCTTGTAAGTTGCGGTCGATGATCATCCAAATACTATCGATAATTTCGCCTGGCAAGTTCGAAATGACGCCAAATGTCGCGAATCGACTATGATTTGCTTCAAACATGACTTGGCTCCTTTCCTCAGTCCTGCGTGGCAATATCCGCAAACCGTGCATCGACAAAGTCTGCCAACACTTTGGGATCAATGCCAACGGAACGGCCGACTTTGCCAGCTGATACAATCATTTGCTGCTGATTTTCGGCCTCTTGACTGATAAAGATCGGGTACTTGTGGCGTTCATGAATGCCAATCGGTGTGTTAGCGCCGTGTTCATAGCCAGTCGTTTTCACAAGGTCTTTTAACGGCACCATACCCACTTTGCGATTGCCGGAGACCTTGCTTAGCTTTTTGTAGTCGACATGCCGATCTAAGGGAACAACGCCAACCACTGGCCCGGTCTTGTTGCCGGTCAATACCAGCGTTTTATAAATTTGATGTTCCGGAACATCGAGGTGATCGACTTCCAACTGGGCAACGTCGCCCACTTCTTCGGTCGGAAATTCATAAGGCACGTAGGTAATGCCCGCTTTGTCTAACATTTTTTCGACCAAGGTTTTTTCTGTCTTATGATGTTTAGCCATTGCGACCCCTCCTCACGAAATTTCCATCTGACCTACTTGAAAACCTTCACTTAAAATACTAGGGCAATTGCAGCGAAAATACCACCATCAAGCGCCGGTGTATGCCATTAACGTGAACATATCGTAGTCCTTGATCTTATCGCGGCCATGTAAGTCGCTTAATTCAATCAAAAAGGCTGTACCAACCACCACACCACCCAGTTGTTCAACTAGGCGAATCGTTGCGGCAATGGTACCCCCAGTTGCCAGCAGGTCATCACAAACCAGAACCCGTTGACCCGGTTTGATGGCATCCTTGTGTAAATACAGGGTCGCTTCGCCATATTCCAGATCGTAACTGGCCTTAACGGTTGGCCGCGGCAGCTTTCCCTTTTTCCGGGCCGGTGCGAAACCAATGCCTAACTTGTAAGCGACCGGGCAACCAACAATAAAGCCGCGTGCTTCCGGACCGACGATCATCTCAACGCCTTTGTCCTGGGCATAAGCGGCTATTTCATCAGTCGCTGCGGCATATGCCTTTCCATCTGCCATCAGCGGCGAAATATCGCGAAAAATAATTCCCGGTTCCGGAAAATCCTTCACACTTGCGATGTAATCTTTAAAATTGATGGTCATGATCCTACCTCACTGTCTGTATGCTCCGTCAGCAACATCGCTTCTAACTGGGCTCGCGGCATGGTTTGCAGCTGCTGCGCGAGCGTCAGAAATTCCTCGCGCGCTGCATAAGCCTTGGCCGTCTGCAGTGGCTTCTTGGCCGGTGCTGTGACTGGAGAGATAAAAGCACCATCTATTGTAACAAAGTCAAGTTCAAAAAACACCTGAAT
Above is a window of Lacticaseibacillus casei DSM 20011 = JCM 1134 = ATCC 393 DNA encoding:
- the ybaK gene encoding Cys-tRNA(Pro) deacylase translates to MAKHHKTEKTLVEKMLDKAGITYVPYEFPTEEVGDVAQLEVDHLDVPEHQIYKTLVLTGNKTGPVVGVVPLDRHVDYKKLSKVSGNRKVGMVPLKDLVKTTGYEHGANTPIGIHERHKYPIFISQEAENQQQMIVSAGKVGRSVGIDPKVLADFVDARFADIATQD
- a CDS encoding DUF960 domain-containing protein, with amino-acid sequence MFEANHSRFATFGVISNLPGEIIDSIWMIIDRNLQGVVPLNNLLRFDLQNNQGKLTVHFSEEGADTEMAVDLPFPYDPSFPDTVMAYDDGESQTILLPEEGHRES
- a CDS encoding IS110 family transposase, yielding MNLNVGIDVSKAKLDYCGLDSAKKVIFQDKTTNTPDGAGQIEKLILEWAKRQDDSLKIVIGMEATSVYNIHPTLYFEQSSALSALDATVVTLNPKMTHRYSQLFDDDKTDTIDAFHIADFLRIGRYQVPVTRDEKHIALQRLTRERYHVVKQITDGKNHFLNNLYFRLNTLEAELPTSVFGNTMMTVLSGEKYTLDEIAQMPLQTLTQDLNQLSHGRFGDPEAIAKALQKAIRSSYRLSKTVADSVDQVMAIYINQIRMLQKQLKALDKSITDLCAVIDGSQSTQSIPGVGPVYSAGLLAEIGQIERFPSEASLASYAGLVWRRSQSGNGERQLTPRTHNGDQYLRYYLIEAANSVRAHDPTFARFYDKKYREVPKYQHRRACVMTARKLVRVIYALLKNHELYKPAKAV
- a CDS encoding adenine phosphoribosyltransferase gives rise to the protein MTINFKDYIASVKDFPEPGIIFRDISPLMADGKAYAAATDEIAAYAQDKGVEMIVGPEARGFIVGCPVAYKLGIGFAPARKKGKLPRPTVKASYDLEYGEATLYLHKDAIKPGQRVLVCDDLLATGGTIAATIRLVEQLGGVVVGTAFLIELSDLHGRDKIKDYDMFTLMAYTGA